One stretch of Desulfovibrio sp. JC010 DNA includes these proteins:
- a CDS encoding response regulator encodes MPKHILIVDDSKTVRNLVAFIMKKEGFKVTTAEDGLDGLEKLYSVDKVDLIISDVNMPRMDGFTYIKTVREQDAYKDIPIIVLSTEGQEKDIQTGLSLGANLYMVKPAQPEKMVKNIKMLLG; translated from the coding sequence ATGCCTAAACATATTCTGATAGTGGACGATTCAAAGACTGTAAGGAACCTCGTCGCCTTCATTATGAAAAAGGAAGGATTCAAGGTTACCACAGCGGAAGATGGTTTGGACGGTCTTGAAAAGCTTTACAGCGTGGACAAAGTTGATCTAATTATTTCCGATGTAAACATGCCGAGAATGGATGGGTTTACTTACATTAAAACAGTCCGTGAGCAGGATGCATACAAGGATATTCCGATAATCGTGCTCTCGACTGAAGGTCAGGAAAAGGATATTCAGACCGGCCTGAGCCTCGGGGCAAACCTGTATATGGTTAAGCCGGCCCAGCCTGAAAAGATGGTTAAGAATATCAAAATGCTTCTCGGATAA
- a CDS encoding chemotaxis protein CheW: MKTPEEYFVENVNLPSEEKQNGGYTDAEQAFMDKYMGIGGQAAFDSMQRVDPRGDSALPGFGSGPVDDHGGEGSSADFEEKLKDEDEVQLVSFVVGDREYGLPIMVIQEVVRKIPVTLLPAAPRFMQGIINLRGRVTPVLDLRHLLHDGMGIQDKFVVICRHKGLQIGLAISAVRTMYRADGKDMVWGVESEVGVSSDFLLGLYKNGEKLVNVLSVDRLVEQILKSEGEGNA, translated from the coding sequence ATGAAGACGCCTGAAGAATATTTTGTTGAGAACGTGAACCTGCCCAGCGAAGAAAAGCAGAACGGCGGTTACACTGACGCTGAACAAGCCTTTATGGATAAGTATATGGGCATCGGCGGTCAGGCCGCGTTCGACAGTATGCAGCGGGTTGATCCTCGCGGTGATTCCGCTCTTCCCGGATTCGGTTCCGGGCCGGTGGATGATCACGGGGGGGAAGGCAGTTCCGCCGACTTTGAGGAAAAACTCAAAGACGAGGATGAAGTTCAGCTGGTCAGTTTTGTGGTCGGAGACCGTGAGTACGGCTTGCCGATCATGGTTATTCAGGAAGTGGTCAGGAAAATTCCGGTCACCCTGCTGCCTGCAGCTCCTCGTTTCATGCAGGGAATTATTAATCTCAGGGGGAGGGTGACACCTGTCCTTGATTTGCGCCACCTGCTGCATGATGGAATGGGGATTCAGGACAAATTTGTGGTTATCTGCAGGCATAAAGGATTGCAGATAGGTTTGGCCATCAGTGCTGTCAGGACCATGTATCGTGCGGATGGTAAAGATATGGTCTGGGGAGTGGAATCAGAAGTGGGTGTGAGCTCTGATTTTCTGCTCGGTCTTTATAAAAATGGTGAGAAACTGGTCAATGTTCTTTCCGTAGATAGGCTGGTGGAACAAATTTTAAAGAGTGAAGGAGAGGGAAATGCCTAA
- a CDS encoding ParA family protein, whose amino-acid sequence METNIEEAQLNGTAKMAKVFAIANQKGGVGKTTTALTLGEALTRLNKKVLVIDLDPHANASVHMSYFPETVTTSAHDLFFDNADFKSLWGKIVKKRDWVGFDFVPASIRLSELEVDLKDRKNKGMVLSNSLDEIKEYYDYILIDCPPHVGVLLVNAIVAADTVLIPIQTDFLALYGIRLLFDTIKILNKVLPSPVKFRALPTMYDGRAGACRKILNLIRRKLGDKVFSTVVHMDTKFREACASGRIIFDIDPSTRGAQEYMQLAREIVRNEDA is encoded by the coding sequence ATGGAAACTAATATTGAAGAAGCGCAGTTGAACGGTACTGCAAAGATGGCGAAAGTTTTTGCTATCGCCAACCAGAAAGGGGGAGTGGGCAAAACAACCACGGCACTGACCCTGGGGGAGGCCCTGACCAGACTTAATAAGAAAGTACTGGTTATCGACCTTGATCCCCATGCCAATGCTTCGGTGCATATGTCCTACTTTCCTGAAACCGTTACAACCTCGGCTCATGATCTGTTTTTTGATAATGCGGATTTTAAGAGCCTATGGGGCAAAATAGTCAAAAAACGCGATTGGGTGGGTTTTGACTTTGTCCCGGCCAGCATTCGGCTTTCCGAACTGGAGGTTGATCTTAAGGACAGAAAGAACAAGGGGATGGTGCTTTCCAATTCGTTGGATGAGATCAAGGAGTATTACGATTACATCCTGATCGACTGTCCGCCCCATGTGGGAGTGCTGCTGGTTAACGCCATTGTGGCTGCAGACACGGTGCTGATTCCCATTCAGACTGACTTTCTGGCTCTTTACGGAATTCGGTTGCTCTTTGATACGATCAAGATTTTGAATAAGGTTCTGCCAAGTCCTGTAAAATTCAGGGCATTGCCCACCATGTATGACGGTCGGGCCGGGGCCTGCAGGAAAATTTTGAATCTGATCAGGAGAAAACTCGGAGACAAGGTCTTCAGTACGGTTGTCCATATGGATACCAAATTCAGAGAGGCTTGCGCCAGCGGAAGGATCATTTTTGATATCGATCCTTCCACAAGAGGCGCTCAAGAATATATGCAGTTGGCAAGAGAGATAGTCAGAAATGAAGACGCCTGA
- a CDS encoding protein-glutamate O-methyltransferase CheR has translation MSSLFSKTISLRKELKISDLEFTQLRDFIYEQAGIFIAGNRKYLLENRLANRLKELNLKSFGEYYYYLQYDPGKKAELNKLFEVITTNETSFYRNPPQLKVFQTKVLPAVLDELRKKRRKRLRIWSAGCSTGEEPYTLSMIIHDVLGPELSSWDIKITANDLSERVLKSARRAVYSEYSLRTTPKEIIAKYFDKDGKQYKVKPSIKQLVSFGQINLSDRMQVKRVERSEIVFCRNVIIYFDEAMKKKVINAYYDNLLPGGYLIIGHSESLHNITRAFKPVHHPGAIIYQKLE, from the coding sequence ATGTCTTCTCTGTTTTCAAAGACAATATCGCTGCGGAAAGAGTTGAAAATCTCCGATCTGGAGTTCACCCAGCTCAGGGATTTTATTTACGAACAGGCGGGTATTTTTATTGCGGGCAACCGTAAATACCTGCTTGAAAACCGCCTTGCCAACCGCTTGAAGGAACTTAACCTCAAGAGTTTTGGCGAGTACTACTATTACCTGCAGTATGATCCGGGCAAAAAAGCGGAGCTCAATAAGCTTTTCGAGGTAATCACTACCAACGAAACCAGCTTTTACCGCAACCCGCCCCAGCTGAAGGTTTTCCAGACCAAGGTTCTGCCCGCTGTTCTGGATGAGTTGCGCAAGAAAAGACGCAAGCGTCTGCGCATCTGGTCCGCCGGTTGTTCCACCGGTGAAGAGCCGTATACCCTGTCCATGATCATTCATGATGTGCTTGGTCCTGAACTGAGCAGCTGGGATATCAAAATCACGGCCAATGACCTTTCCGAGCGTGTGCTTAAATCCGCACGCCGTGCGGTTTATAGCGAATATTCGCTGCGGACCACCCCCAAGGAAATCATTGCCAAGTATTTTGATAAAGACGGCAAGCAGTACAAGGTCAAACCTTCCATCAAGCAGTTGGTCAGCTTCGGGCAGATCAACCTGAGTGATCGCATGCAGGTCAAGCGGGTGGAGCGTTCCGAGATTGTTTTCTGCAGGAACGTAATCATCTACTTTGATGAGGCCATGAAGAAGAAGGTTATCAATGCTTACTACGACAACCTTCTTCCCGGTGGTTACCTGATAATCGGGCATTCCGAATCCCTGCATAATATCACCAGGGCATTCAAGCCGGTTCACCATCCGGGCGCAATTATCTATCAGAAGTTGGAATAA
- a CDS encoding HEAT repeat domain-containing protein gives MTDCSKVLEELKSDDNEIVREAAFQAGELQCADAVPQLADLLTTSHLGLQEAADHALRRIGGKGAVQAVVPLLRSDDAPVRNLSMDILREVGAQDFASLVALVHDDDADIRIFATDILGSTNSFMAVEPLCDALLKDPEVNVRYQAAVSLGDLANPAAARCLNKAMQDDEWVQYAVIEALAKIKHSSSVDALVKALNSSSDLVASMIVDALGEVGNIKAVTMLLRHLDKSPTALRNKIVKAIVGILGGKSLKLLSASEREKLREYMLVALNDEDEDVQDAAISGLGYLGGEKATEEVLNLASELDPDRDRDRLARIIDDLSNIGLNEGMAAALNCGEFKKAAIAIEILSRLEGAEVSGVLMDAFGNGDREIKRGILEALVGTAGDEAKEFFENVLESEQDGSMLKSAINFLGGKLKDVDAVDSIFALLSHSYDDVKEAALNACVAIGGEDVNSRFVELFSSEEPIDRLMAVFAMGKINPLGNLEQIRIALEDEVPDIRKIALEALHDCAADSESMSLIFSRLHDENRDVRLTVIELLGGCYTEEAIPYIIQALQDDDDWVQIRAAEALGEHREESALPQLITMLDSPHKLVVLKVIEVLGAIGGTMAFQALLEASNSDSDPEVIQAAEDAILRIQEEQGEGD, from the coding sequence ATGACGGATTGTTCCAAGGTTCTTGAAGAACTTAAAAGCGATGACAATGAAATTGTCCGTGAGGCCGCGTTTCAGGCAGGAGAACTGCAGTGCGCGGATGCCGTGCCCCAGTTGGCCGATCTTTTGACGACCAGCCATCTGGGATTGCAGGAAGCTGCCGACCATGCTCTGCGCAGAATCGGTGGTAAAGGGGCGGTACAGGCTGTGGTACCCTTGCTGCGTTCGGATGACGCACCGGTAAGGAACCTTTCCATGGATATTCTGCGTGAAGTCGGAGCGCAGGACTTTGCTTCACTTGTGGCTTTGGTCCATGACGATGATGCAGATATCCGTATTTTTGCAACAGATATTCTGGGGTCTACAAACAGTTTCATGGCTGTGGAACCTCTTTGTGATGCCTTGCTGAAAGACCCGGAAGTAAACGTCCGCTATCAGGCTGCTGTCAGTCTGGGAGACCTTGCCAATCCTGCAGCGGCCCGTTGCTTGAACAAGGCCATGCAGGATGACGAATGGGTCCAGTATGCAGTTATTGAGGCACTGGCAAAAATCAAGCATTCCAGCTCGGTTGATGCGTTGGTAAAGGCCCTGAATTCAAGTTCCGACCTTGTGGCTTCCATGATTGTGGATGCCCTTGGCGAGGTGGGGAACATCAAGGCTGTGACCATGCTGCTGCGGCATCTGGACAAAAGCCCCACAGCCCTGCGAAATAAGATTGTTAAAGCCATTGTCGGTATTCTCGGCGGCAAATCACTCAAGCTTCTTTCCGCCAGCGAGCGTGAAAAGCTGCGTGAATACATGCTGGTCGCGCTTAACGACGAAGATGAAGATGTGCAGGATGCCGCCATCTCCGGTCTTGGCTACCTGGGAGGAGAGAAAGCCACTGAAGAAGTGCTTAATCTCGCCAGCGAGCTTGATCCGGACCGTGACCGCGACCGTCTTGCCCGTATTATTGATGATCTCTCCAATATCGGTCTCAACGAGGGCATGGCTGCCGCTCTTAATTGCGGTGAGTTCAAGAAAGCGGCAATTGCCATTGAAATTCTTTCCAGACTGGAAGGTGCTGAAGTTTCCGGTGTGCTGATGGATGCTTTCGGAAACGGTGACCGTGAGATTAAGCGTGGAATTCTTGAAGCTCTTGTCGGTACTGCCGGTGATGAGGCCAAGGAATTTTTTGAAAATGTTCTTGAGAGTGAGCAGGACGGCTCCATGCTCAAGTCGGCTATTAATTTTCTCGGCGGCAAGCTGAAGGATGTTGATGCTGTTGATTCCATTTTCGCGCTGCTTTCACATTCTTATGATGATGTGAAGGAAGCCGCGCTGAATGCCTGCGTCGCCATTGGCGGTGAGGATGTCAACTCACGTTTTGTGGAGCTTTTCAGCAGTGAGGAGCCTATCGACAGGTTGATGGCCGTGTTTGCCATGGGCAAAATTAATCCCCTCGGCAATCTTGAGCAGATCAGGATCGCGCTTGAGGATGAAGTTCCCGACATCAGAAAGATTGCTCTGGAGGCCCTGCATGATTGTGCTGCGGACTCCGAAAGCATGTCGCTTATTTTCTCAAGGCTGCACGATGAAAACCGTGATGTGCGCCTGACTGTGATCGAATTACTGGGAGGCTGCTACACAGAAGAAGCCATCCCTTACATTATACAGGCCCTTCAGGATGATGACGACTGGGTGCAGATTCGTGCTGCGGAAGCCCTTGGTGAACATCGTGAAGAAAGTGCATTACCCCAACTTATAACAATGCTGGACTCTCCGCATAAGCTTGTGGTCCTCAAGGTAATTGAAGTATTAGGCGCCATTGGCGGAACTATGGCGTTTCAGGCTCTTCTGGAAGCGTCCAATTCCGATTCCGATCCCGAGGTTATTCAGGCCGCCGAAGATGCCATTTTGAGAATTCAGGAAGAGCAAGGAGAAGGAGACTAG
- a CDS encoding chemotaxis response regulator protein-glutamate methylesterase: MINVVVVDDSAFMRKAISTMLQKDPGIRVVATARDGEEGLRVIRKHNPDVVTLDIEMPKMDGLTALRHIMMEMPRPVLMVSSLTTEGAEATLKAMDLGAVDFIPKQLSKVSLDIVKIERDLISKVKTVARRKMRPVPRMRSAVAARKPAAPVRTPRGRAKRDVVVIGVSTGGPPAVQKILSSLPKDFPAGIVIAQHMPKAFTGPFANRLNGVSQIKVKEAETGDRLLPGHAFVAPGGSHLVIDQKVSRIDLIVTPDPKEALYKPSANVLVSSVANAVGRRALGVILTGMGNDGRDGIRELKNKGGRAIAQSDSSCVVYGMPKAIVDDGLADEIVDIDDMANAIINNLYL; encoded by the coding sequence GTGATAAATGTCGTTGTTGTAGATGATTCCGCTTTCATGCGTAAGGCAATCAGCACCATGCTGCAAAAAGATCCGGGAATCCGGGTTGTTGCCACCGCGCGTGACGGGGAGGAAGGTTTAAGGGTTATCCGGAAGCACAATCCGGACGTGGTTACCCTTGATATTGAAATGCCCAAGATGGACGGTCTTACCGCGCTGCGGCATATTATGATGGAAATGCCCCGTCCGGTGCTTATGGTCAGTTCCCTGACCACTGAGGGTGCTGAAGCCACTCTCAAAGCCATGGATCTGGGGGCGGTTGATTTTATCCCGAAACAGCTTTCCAAAGTTTCCCTCGACATTGTCAAAATCGAACGTGACCTGATTTCCAAGGTTAAGACAGTTGCCAGACGCAAGATGCGCCCGGTTCCCCGTATGCGCAGTGCCGTGGCCGCGCGCAAACCCGCGGCTCCGGTCAGGACACCGCGCGGGCGTGCCAAGCGCGATGTTGTCGTTATCGGCGTATCCACCGGAGGACCGCCTGCTGTCCAGAAGATTCTGTCTTCCCTGCCTAAGGATTTTCCGGCGGGGATTGTTATCGCGCAGCACATGCCTAAAGCTTTTACCGGGCCTTTTGCCAACCGCCTTAACGGTGTCAGCCAGATCAAAGTTAAAGAAGCTGAGACCGGAGACAGGCTGCTGCCCGGACATGCTTTTGTCGCTCCCGGCGGGTCTCATCTGGTTATCGACCAGAAAGTAAGCAGAATTGACCTGATTGTAACACCGGACCCCAAGGAAGCTTTGTATAAGCCTTCTGCAAACGTACTGGTTTCTTCGGTTGCCAATGCGGTAGGCCGCAGGGCGTTGGGAGTCATCCTGACCGGAATGGGCAATGACGGGCGTGACGGTATCAGGGAACTCAAAAACAAGGGAGGCAGGGCTATTGCCCAGAGTGATTCCTCCTGTGTTGTATACGGTATGCCCAAAGCCATCGTTGATGATGGCCTCGCAGATGAAATTGTAGATATTGATGATATGGCTAATGCGATCATCAATAATCTTTACCTGTAA
- a CDS encoding homocysteine S-methyltransferase family protein: MIEKLNFIPRIIDGGTGTELERLGAPMNTVAWSAEAVLSNPELLRSVHQSFLDAGAELLIANTFSAAIHNLEAAGLADKFEKINHDAVRIVRELADSSSRPCLVAGAISSTTFSGPLDYSRLLSGEAAVAQYARQAEIQVKAGAELMILEMMRDIEQTRYALEGALRVGVPVWVGFTCFTGFDGQVYLLDTDISLERALRELDLSKAASVGIMHTLIEHTMDAVEILKKHWSGHTFAYPHAGRFEMPNWIFQDAITPENFAGFGKKLLDSGIDSVGGCCGITPDHIRAFS, from the coding sequence ATGATCGAAAAATTAAATTTCATTCCCCGCATCATCGACGGCGGCACCGGAACCGAGTTGGAGCGGCTGGGTGCACCCATGAACACAGTGGCGTGGTCTGCCGAGGCTGTGCTGAGCAATCCTGAACTTCTGCGTTCCGTGCATCAATCTTTTCTTGATGCCGGGGCAGAACTGCTCATTGCCAACACCTTCTCCGCCGCCATTCACAATCTCGAAGCTGCCGGACTGGCAGACAAATTCGAAAAGATAAACCACGATGCAGTACGCATTGTCCGCGAACTTGCAGACAGTTCATCCCGGCCCTGTCTTGTGGCGGGAGCTATTTCCAGCACCACTTTTTCCGGTCCGCTTGATTATTCACGCCTGCTTTCCGGTGAAGCGGCAGTAGCGCAATACGCACGGCAGGCCGAAATACAGGTCAAAGCCGGTGCGGAATTAATGATCCTTGAAATGATGCGAGACATCGAACAAACCCGCTATGCACTGGAAGGAGCATTGCGTGTCGGGGTCCCGGTCTGGGTGGGCTTCACATGTTTTACAGGATTCGACGGGCAGGTCTATCTGCTTGATACCGACATTTCGCTGGAACGTGCACTGAGAGAACTTGACCTTTCAAAAGCCGCGTCAGTAGGCATCATGCACACGCTCATTGAACATACCATGGACGCAGTGGAGATCCTTAAAAAACATTGGTCCGGGCATACTTTTGCCTACCCCCACGCCGGACGTTTCGAGATGCCCAACTGGATTTTTCAGGATGCCATCACCCCGGAGAACTTCGCCGGGTTCGGCAAAAAACTTCTCGATTCAGGCATTGATTCCGTGGGCGGATGTTGCGGGATAACCCCGGATCATATCCGGGCGTTCAGCTAA
- a CDS encoding S9 family peptidase has translation MTGVTSQGTPMIFEEMHATVFGSPAATPAETKVLVIAHGDSGKGDYMLDFAERWGGDGVISMVMARPGCYIEGRKSDGSHKNKKGDLYTRKSMDKYAAGLKEVKKKYGTEHIYLIGHSGGAATSALILDLYPSIAEGAVLISLPADVPKWRMHSRGRNNWKSSLSPTEHVSNIAPDTFIAVAVGSNDTNTPPWLSELYVDALKKAHKPVTYVKIAGGEHRFKDSKTFQDAVDPQIKEMLAGTK, from the coding sequence TTGACAGGTGTCACTTCCCAGGGAACCCCCATGATTTTTGAAGAGATGCATGCAACGGTATTCGGCTCACCTGCAGCCACCCCTGCAGAGACGAAAGTACTTGTGATTGCGCATGGTGATAGCGGTAAAGGCGACTACATGCTTGATTTCGCTGAACGCTGGGGCGGCGATGGTGTAATCTCCATGGTTATGGCCCGTCCGGGATGCTACATTGAAGGACGCAAGTCTGACGGTTCACACAAGAACAAAAAGGGCGACCTCTATACCCGAAAAAGTATGGATAAATACGCTGCGGGACTCAAGGAAGTAAAAAAGAAATACGGAACAGAACACATTTATTTAATCGGGCACTCCGGTGGTGCAGCAACCTCGGCTTTGATCCTTGATCTCTATCCGTCCATTGCTGAGGGGGCAGTATTAATTTCCCTGCCCGCAGATGTACCCAAATGGAGAATGCACAGCAGAGGACGGAACAATTGGAAATCCTCTCTTTCTCCCACCGAACACGTTTCCAATATTGCCCCAGATACATTTATCGCAGTGGCAGTTGGCAGCAATGATACCAACACCCCGCCATGGCTCTCCGAGCTTTATGTGGATGCACTGAAAAAAGCGCACAAACCAGTGACCTATGTGAAGATTGCAGGCGGCGAGCACAGGTTTAAAGACTCCAAAACCTTTCAGGATGCTGTGGATCCCCAAATAAAAGAAATGCTTGCGGGTACGAAATAA
- a CDS encoding AI-2E family transporter yields the protein MLDDKTPYTFDRVVRILLTAGFIWVSVLLLDKLSAVLAPFAVALTLAYLLNPLVNFTARFIKNRTGAVLATLVGLLIPASFIFWRAVSAVGQEMKQTGVLLASVVNDSDVAQRAAEYIPEDIWQTILDLAKQEDVRSFLTESGLTDMLKVSAQKALPGIWNLVSGSAHTLGALAGIFVIILYLVFLLTDYDKLGKWREQLPAKYRERVASFVEDFTNVTNRYFRTQALIALIIGCLFSVGFMIIKLPLAILLGMLIGLLNMVPYLQIAGLIPAFLLAAIDALATGGNFWLALGGVAAVFAVVQVLQDAVLVPRLQGESMGLSPWMILLSLSIWGNLLGFLGLVMALPLTCMALALYRQWVMGQGEAEGED from the coding sequence ATGCTAGATGACAAAACCCCGTACACTTTTGACCGCGTAGTCCGTATCCTGCTTACAGCGGGATTTATCTGGGTTTCAGTGCTGCTTCTGGATAAGCTGAGTGCGGTGCTGGCTCCTTTTGCAGTGGCTTTGACTCTCGCCTACCTGCTTAACCCGCTGGTCAATTTTACTGCGCGATTTATCAAAAACCGCACCGGGGCGGTGCTGGCAACTCTGGTGGGGCTGTTGATACCTGCCTCATTTATCTTCTGGCGCGCAGTCAGTGCGGTGGGGCAGGAGATGAAGCAGACCGGGGTCTTGCTGGCCAGTGTGGTCAATGATTCGGATGTGGCCCAGAGGGCGGCGGAATATATTCCTGAAGATATCTGGCAGACCATCCTTGATCTCGCCAAGCAGGAGGATGTGCGCTCTTTTCTTACTGAATCCGGATTGACCGACATGCTTAAAGTCTCGGCCCAGAAGGCTCTGCCCGGCATCTGGAATCTGGTCAGCGGGTCGGCCCATACCCTCGGCGCATTGGCCGGGATATTTGTGATTATCCTTTACCTCGTTTTTCTGCTTACCGATTACGACAAGCTCGGTAAATGGCGGGAGCAGCTTCCTGCTAAATACCGGGAGCGGGTAGCATCGTTCGTGGAAGATTTCACCAATGTGACCAACCGTTATTTTCGCACACAGGCACTCATCGCGCTGATTATCGGCTGCCTGTTTTCAGTGGGATTCATGATCATCAAGCTGCCGCTGGCGATCCTGCTGGGCATGCTCATCGGCTTGCTGAATATGGTCCCGTATCTCCAGATAGCGGGACTCATCCCGGCCTTCCTGCTGGCGGCAATCGATGCGCTGGCAACGGGTGGTAATTTCTGGCTGGCCCTTGGCGGGGTAGCGGCGGTCTTCGCCGTGGTGCAGGTGCTGCAGGACGCTGTGCTGGTTCCGCGCCTTCAGGGTGAATCCATGGGGCTTTCCCCGTGGATGATTTTGCTTTCCCTCTCCATCTGGGGCAACCTGCTCGGTTTTCTCGGGCTGGTCATGGCCCTGCCGCTGACCTGTATGGCACTGGCCCTGTATCGGCAGTGGGTTATGGGGCAGGGGGAAGCGGAGGGAGAAGATTAA
- a CDS encoding FUSC family protein, producing the protein MFADSLAILKKEFRWDSVPFRHALKAAAAITVAIVAARFLELRHAVWLPISVIVVMRPSVGGTLRLGWKRFWGTAIGAAVGVGILFLEPAMPLLVGLIIFSFFLMILVRVFSYTAFSGCLSTGVILMLGAIFTDGWQFGVERIVDTALGIGIGIAASFGVWPNMARKNLRTKMATLVELQSTHFKKLSESYLQGGVSETEIIQSRIEASTMLDTCAESFREAAAEPGLQGWQRNELTRLIRTFTRMHSILITMSTIIRRRFGGPLPSIAQGMTDILGAAAEYYGWLEQYSLNPEDCPEEPDFDKAIDKFMSAVSDARIRGEFEDVPLERRNNVSAFIWNIHALGNEISRAGRRMHDLRYGRN; encoded by the coding sequence GTGTTCGCTGATTCTCTTGCAATTTTAAAGAAGGAGTTCCGCTGGGATTCTGTGCCGTTCCGTCATGCTCTCAAGGCTGCGGCGGCAATCACTGTTGCCATTGTGGCGGCCCGCTTTCTGGAGCTGCGCCATGCGGTCTGGCTGCCGATCAGTGTGATTGTGGTCATGCGTCCGTCAGTTGGCGGAACGCTCCGGCTGGGCTGGAAAAGGTTCTGGGGTACGGCCATCGGGGCTGCCGTCGGTGTTGGGATTCTCTTTCTTGAGCCTGCCATGCCGCTGCTGGTAGGCTTGATAATTTTTTCTTTCTTCTTGATGATTCTGGTGCGGGTCTTCAGTTATACCGCTTTTTCCGGGTGCTTGAGTACCGGGGTAATCTTGATGCTGGGGGCAATTTTTACGGACGGCTGGCAGTTCGGTGTGGAGCGTATAGTGGATACTGCGCTGGGCATCGGTATCGGTATCGCCGCATCATTCGGGGTCTGGCCAAATATGGCCCGCAAGAACCTGCGTACCAAGATGGCGACCCTTGTGGAATTACAGTCCACACATTTTAAGAAGCTTTCCGAATCCTACCTGCAGGGTGGGGTCAGCGAGACCGAGATAATACAGAGCAGGATTGAGGCTTCCACCATGCTCGATACCTGTGCGGAATCATTTCGCGAAGCAGCGGCAGAGCCGGGTTTGCAGGGCTGGCAGCGTAACGAACTGACCCGCTTGATCCGCACTTTCACCCGTATGCACAGCATTTTAATTACCATGTCGACCATTATTCGCCGCAGGTTCGGCGGGCCGCTGCCGTCCATTGCGCAGGGCATGACTGATATCCTTGGTGCTGCTGCCGAGTATTACGGTTGGCTGGAGCAATATTCCCTGAACCCGGAAGATTGTCCGGAAGAACCTGATTTTGATAAGGCTATCGATAAGTTCATGTCCGCAGTGAGCGATGCGCGCATCCGGGGCGAATTTGAGGATGTACCCCTTGAGCGGCGCAACAATGTTTCAGCGTTTATCTGGAATATCCACGCGCTGGGCAACGAGATTTCACGGGCCGGACGCAGAATGCATGATCTGCGGTATGGAAGGAATTGA
- a CDS encoding FUSC family membrane protein, whose translation MRNLVSEFYRIFIRPVDPGLFMTKYAAKSICACLVALLLAYLVGMSTKFLQWSVYGSMVVVIFRAGSTLAKRKAVARWLAFAVMCLVPVSTVVGNYPVGLEFYLFLLAFAVFFVPVLGVAAGTAAIGTLIVNLLALTSPDTLLTGLERSGAILFGATVSYLFIFHLWPMKPEKVLNRAGAVALTDIGDYFRAVAASTGSEEDLQELLEIHERSVESIRRYRRFMEAMNVDPVKELGSYEGPSALYALLVRMIEAVVGLANSRQFAEHSPVFRDMRFKFSDLAGRSAVAFDVLAASISTGKGEVDLRGIDEGISDLESELLRLGAYKRDEGLRDEFLEAWGAIYGLRNLSIEFAEMSKLCCKGGACSVR comes from the coding sequence ATGCGTAATCTAGTTTCAGAATTTTATAGAATATTCATCAGGCCGGTCGATCCGGGCCTGTTCATGACCAAATATGCGGCCAAATCCATCTGCGCCTGTCTGGTGGCATTGCTGCTGGCTTATCTGGTGGGCATGAGCACCAAGTTTTTGCAATGGTCGGTTTACGGATCCATGGTGGTAGTCATCTTCCGCGCCGGTAGCACCCTTGCCAAACGCAAGGCCGTGGCCCGCTGGCTTGCTTTCGCTGTCATGTGCCTTGTGCCTGTTTCCACTGTGGTCGGTAATTATCCGGTCGGGCTTGAATTCTATTTATTTTTGCTGGCCTTTGCGGTCTTTTTTGTTCCGGTGCTGGGCGTGGCTGCCGGGACTGCCGCTATCGGGACACTTATCGTCAATCTGCTGGCCCTGACTTCGCCGGATACACTGCTTACAGGACTTGAGCGTTCCGGGGCGATACTTTTCGGGGCCACGGTTTCCTACCTGTTTATCTTCCACCTCTGGCCCATGAAACCTGAAAAAGTACTCAACCGGGCCGGGGCGGTGGCTTTGACAGATATCGGGGACTATTTCCGCGCTGTGGCAGCGTCAACGGGCAGTGAGGAAGATTTGCAGGAGCTTTTAGAAATTCATGAACGGTCTGTGGAATCCATCCGTCGCTACCGCAGATTCATGGAAGCCATGAATGTGGACCCGGTAAAGGAGTTGGGTAGTTATGAGGGGCCATCGGCCCTCTACGCGCTGCTGGTGCGTATGATTGAAGCAGTGGTGGGGCTTGCCAACAGCCGCCAGTTTGCGGAGCACAGTCCGGTCTTCAGGGATATGCGTTTTAAATTCAGCGACCTTGCCGGACGAAGCGCGGTGGCTTTTGATGTGCTGGCGGCCTCCATTTCCACAGGAAAGGGCGAAGTGGATTTGCGCGGTATCGATGAAGGTATTTCGGATCTGGAAAGTGAGCTGCTGCGGCTGGGGGCCTATAAGCGTGATGAAGGTCTGCGTGATGAATTTCTGGAGGCATGGGGCGCGATCTATGGTTTGCGTAACCTGAGTATTGAGTTTGCGGAGATGAGCAAGCTCTGTTGCAAGGGAGGAGCCTGCAGTGTTCGCTGA